From the Candidatus Eisenbacteria bacterium genome, the window CGCTCCCGCCTTCAGTCTGTTGGTCGGAATCGGACTCGCGTTCTTCGCCGATGGGCTCGATCCGCGCGTCCGTACCCCGGGCGACCTCGAATCCACGTTGCAGCTTCCGGTGCTCGCCTCGGTCACCGAGCGGCGACGGCGGCGAGGGACGGGCAGCCACTCGGCGCGACAGGCGGTCGCCTCGTGAGCCGCATCTTCGAAGCGCTGCGAAAGGCCACGCATCTCTCGCCGGCAACGGCGCCGGCGGTCACTCCGGAGCCTCCGCGTCCGGCGACGAGCGCCGCTCGCAGCGCTGCAGCGCCGGCGCGAAGCGCCCGCGTGATCGGCGCGCTTCCACGACCGATCAGTGTTCCGGTGCGACGCCTCGACGACGGGTTGGTGCGCGAGGTCGCCCCGCTTCGGATCCATCTCGAAGCGGCGCTCACCGATCGGTCGCCCCGGGTGGTGGCATTCACGTGCTCGCAGCCCGGGGAGGGGACTTCCTCGGTCGCCGCGGACTTTGCAACCCTGATCGCGACCGAGGGTCGGCAGCGCGTGATCCTCGTCGACCTCCACGCTCGCCGGCCGATGCTCGAGACGCGATTGTTCGGTTCGGATTCGGAGTCTCGCGCTCCGCTCTCGAGCGAGGGCTCGCTTGCGCTGGTTCCGATGGATGCCGAACACCGGGCGGCCGGCTACGTGCCGTCCGACTGGGCCGAGGCGCTGATCGAATCGCTCGCGCCGCGCGCCGACTGGATCCTGCTCGACTGCCCACCGGTGCTCGAATCCCCCGAAGCCGTAGATCTCGCTGCGCTCGCCGACGGTGCGGTTCTCGTCGTGCAGGCCGGTAGCGCCAAGCGTCCGGTCATCGCCCGATCACAGGACCTGCTGCGCAAGACCGGCGCACGCCTGCTCGGGACGGTGCTCAACCGGCGTCGGCTCGAGATCCCCGCCTTCATCTACCGCCGCATCTGACGGCGCGCCGCCCGCTGCGGTGAGCCGACACCTCCCGAATCCGAACTCGATCGCGGTCATGGCCGACCGCCTCGCC encodes:
- a CDS encoding CpsD/CapB family tyrosine-protein kinase; translated protein: MSRIFEALRKATHLSPATAPAVTPEPPRPATSAARSAAAPARSARVIGALPRPISVPVRRLDDGLVREVAPLRIHLEAALTDRSPRVVAFTCSQPGEGTSSVAADFATLIATEGRQRVILVDLHARRPMLETRLFGSDSESRAPLSSEGSLALVPMDAEHRAAGYVPSDWAEALIESLAPRADWILLDCPPVLESPEAVDLAALADGAVLVVQAGSAKRPVIARSQDLLRKTGARLLGTVLNRRRLEIPAFIYRRI